The following proteins are co-located in the Xanthocytophaga agilis genome:
- a CDS encoding GNAT family protein — MNDIQLLPLTLQMAPTLAAIANDKDIWLQVRDRLPHPYHLQDAESFISMVIRQEQPLIRGIFSEQELCGIISITPLHDIHRVSAEIGYFLGKSWWGKGIATTAVSQITQMAFATFPIERIFAGVFSRNRSSMRVLEKNGFIQEGIACRSVIKENILLDEHIYALYRQI; from the coding sequence ATGAATGATATACAATTATTACCACTCACATTACAAATGGCTCCGACACTGGCTGCTATTGCAAATGATAAAGATATCTGGCTTCAGGTGCGTGACCGACTCCCACATCCGTATCATTTACAGGATGCAGAAAGCTTCATCTCTATGGTCATCCGTCAGGAACAACCACTGATACGAGGGATCTTTTCTGAACAGGAATTATGTGGAATAATTAGTATTACACCACTGCATGATATTCACAGAGTTTCTGCAGAAATCGGGTATTTCTTAGGTAAATCATGGTGGGGGAAAGGAATTGCAACAACTGCTGTCAGCCAGATTACACAAATGGCATTTGCTACGTTTCCCATTGAACGCATCTTTGCAGGAGTTTTCTCCCGAAATAGATCTTCTATGCGTGTGTTGGAGAAAAATGGTTTTATTCAGGAAGGCATAGCCTGCCGTTCTGTAATCAAAGAAAACATACTGCTTGACGAACATATTTATGCTCTCTATAGACAAATCTAA